The following coding sequences are from one Triticum dicoccoides isolate Atlit2015 ecotype Zavitan chromosome 4A, WEW_v2.0, whole genome shotgun sequence window:
- the LOC119289496 gene encoding uncharacterized protein LOC119289496 isoform X2: protein MVFVLGGSLTILGCSVEDKLLLQVDGPSRLLCLFLLLPPHVQTQSRRCIEGSMSSPLAERQAGVGPAHRLSAPSRVSIHGSAVGDILWEIEDVLVHFLNTIGAYLRNEGRNNLVGEFGAEEEEQDIIYFLCTVKLVHCPTFWGQATLNPTSTCRLHLRGNCKAYYELLQETISAVLVQGCCFLVCFPYLGILE from the exons ATGGTCTTTGTTCTGGGTGGATCTCTGACTATTCTGG GTTGCTCCGTTGAGGACAAGCTGCTTCTGCAGGTGGACGGGCCCTCAAGGCTGCTCTGCCTATTCCTCCTGCTACCCCCACACGTG CAAACACAAAGCCGTCGATGCATTGAGGGCTCAATGTCGTCTCCGCTGGCTGAGCGGCAAGCCGGGGTTGGGCCTGCACACCGTCTATCAGCACCCTCCCGTGTCTCCATTCACGGATCTGCAG TAGGCGACATCCTTTGGGAAATTGAGGATGTCCTCGTGCATTTTCTAAATACAATTGGGGCATATCTGAGGAATGAAGGGAGGAATAATCTCGTGGGAGAgttcggtgcagaggaagaagaacaagataTTATTTATTTCTTGTGTACAGTCAAGCTTGTGCATTGTCCCACT TTCTGGGGCCAGGCAACCTTGAATCCAACGTCCACCTGCAGGCTACATCTCAG GGGAAATTGCAAAGCATATTATGAATTGTTACAAGAAACTATTTCTGCTGTTTTGGTGCAAGGATGTTGCTTTTTAGTATGCTTCCCGTATCTTGGTATCTTGGAATAA
- the LOC119289496 gene encoding uncharacterized protein LOC119289496 isoform X3: MNLFFVSSSPLILIPAFVLCEGCSVEDKLLLQVDGPSRLLCLFLLLPPHVQTQSRRCIEGSMSSPLAERQAGVGPAHRLSAPSRVSIHGSAVGDILWEIEDVLVHFLNTIGAYLRNEGRNNLVGEFGAEEEEQDIIYFLCTVKLVHCPTFWGQATLNPTSTCRLHLRKLMNIMAPC, translated from the exons ATGAATCTCTTCTTTGTTTCTTCATCTCCTCTTATTCTGATTCCTGCATTTGTTTTATGTGAAGGTTGCTCCGTTGAGGACAAGCTGCTTCTGCAGGTGGACGGGCCCTCAAGGCTGCTCTGCCTATTCCTCCTGCTACCCCCACACGTG CAAACACAAAGCCGTCGATGCATTGAGGGCTCAATGTCGTCTCCGCTGGCTGAGCGGCAAGCCGGGGTTGGGCCTGCACACCGTCTATCAGCACCCTCCCGTGTCTCCATTCACGGATCTGCAG TAGGCGACATCCTTTGGGAAATTGAGGATGTCCTCGTGCATTTTCTAAATACAATTGGGGCATATCTGAGGAATGAAGGGAGGAATAATCTCGTGGGAGAgttcggtgcagaggaagaagaacaagataTTATTTATTTCTTGTGTACAGTCAAGCTTGTGCATTGTCCCACT TTCTGGGGCCAGGCAACCTTGAATCCAACGTCCACCTGCAGGCTACATCTCAG AAAACTCATGAACATCATGGCGCCTTGTTGA
- the LOC119289496 gene encoding uncharacterized protein LOC119289496 isoform X1: MNLFFVSSSPLILIPAFVLCEGCSVEDKLLLQVDGPSRLLCLFLLLPPHVQTQSRRCIEGSMSSPLAERQAGVGPAHRLSAPSRVSIHGSAVGDILWEIEDVLVHFLNTIGAYLRNEGRNNLVGEFGAEEEEQDIIYFLCTVKLVHCPTFWGQATLNPTSTCRLHLRGNCKAYYELLQETISAVLVQGCCFLVCFPYLGILE; encoded by the exons ATGAATCTCTTCTTTGTTTCTTCATCTCCTCTTATTCTGATTCCTGCATTTGTTTTATGTGAAGGTTGCTCCGTTGAGGACAAGCTGCTTCTGCAGGTGGACGGGCCCTCAAGGCTGCTCTGCCTATTCCTCCTGCTACCCCCACACGTG CAAACACAAAGCCGTCGATGCATTGAGGGCTCAATGTCGTCTCCGCTGGCTGAGCGGCAAGCCGGGGTTGGGCCTGCACACCGTCTATCAGCACCCTCCCGTGTCTCCATTCACGGATCTGCAG TAGGCGACATCCTTTGGGAAATTGAGGATGTCCTCGTGCATTTTCTAAATACAATTGGGGCATATCTGAGGAATGAAGGGAGGAATAATCTCGTGGGAGAgttcggtgcagaggaagaagaacaagataTTATTTATTTCTTGTGTACAGTCAAGCTTGTGCATTGTCCCACT TTCTGGGGCCAGGCAACCTTGAATCCAACGTCCACCTGCAGGCTACATCTCAG GGGAAATTGCAAAGCATATTATGAATTGTTACAAGAAACTATTTCTGCTGTTTTGGTGCAAGGATGTTGCTTTTTAGTATGCTTCCCGTATCTTGGTATCTTGGAATAA